The Mesoterricola silvestris sequence GTAGCCACCGCCATGAACACGTCGGTCCTCCTGAAGTCCAGCACCCTGTGGGGCGCCCTGGCCTTCTCGGGGATCGCGTCCACGGCCATCCTGCTCTTCTCCCCCGGGGGCGTCGGCAGCCTCCACAAGCGCCAGGCCGAGCTCCTCGACCAGCAGCGCCAGCTGGTGAAGATGCGCCGGGCCAACCTGGAACTGAGCGAGGAGGTCAAGCGCCTCGCCGCCCGGGATCCCGAGCTCTACGAGGCCCTGGCCCGGCAGCAGGGCCTCGCCCGCCCCGGGGAGACCATCTACACCTTCCGGGAGCGGGGCGCCCGGCGCTGATGTTCACCCTCGCCTCGGCCTCGGGCAACAGCTTCGCCTACGCCTGGGATCCGCTCCCGGGCGGCGGCGCGGCCTGGGCCCGCGCCGTGTGCCCCGGGCGAAACCTGGACGGCCTCTTCCTCCTGGCCCGCCCCGCGGCGGGCGCCCCCTGGGTCCTGGAGCACTGGGACGCCGACGGGGCCTCCACCTTCTGCTCCAACGGCACCCGGGCCGCCCTCGCGGTACCCGGCGCGCCGCCCGGGATGGAGGTCGAGGTGCTCTCCAACGGCGAGCCCATCCGCCTGCGCCGGGAGGGCGCCGATGTGGCGATCCGCATGCCCTCGGGCCCCGGCACCGGGTTCCGCCCCTTCCCCGCCCCCCTCGAAGGTCCCCATGCCTTCGGCTGGGTGGGCAATCCGCAACTGGTGCTGGAGCGCGCCGGGGTCGCCGCCCTGGACCTGGGCCGACTGGCGCCCCCCCTCCGGAACCACCCCGCCCTGCCCGGCGGCACCAACGTCAACGTCCTGGAAGTGCTCGAACCCGGCACCGCCCGCATCCGCAGCTGGGAGCGCGGGGTGGAGGGCGAGACCCCCTGCTGCGGCACGGGCTGCGCCGTGGCGGGAGCGTGGCTGGCGCGGCGGACCGGAATCCGCGCCTGGCGCCTCCTGGCCCCGGGCGGGGCCGTGGCCGTGACCGTGGAACCCGAGGGCGAAGGCTGGCGGGAACTCTGGCTTTCGGGTCCCGTGGTGGCGCAGGGGACCTTCGACCCCGGTCCTTCGTTGCTATCCTGAAGCCGGAGGCGCCCCCATGGAGCAACCCAGGCCGGAAATCATCTCCTGGCTCCAGGAGGCCCTGGCCAAGCAGAACGCCGGGAACCTGGGCGGGGCCCTGCTGGCCTACCGGCGCGTCATCAGCCGCGATCCCGGCCTGGCCGACGCCTGGTGCAACCTGGGATCCGTCCTCCATGCGTTGGGCCGGGACGAAGAGGCCCTGGAGGCCTGCCGCAGGTCCCTGGAGCTGCATCCCGCCAACCCCGCGGCCCACACCGGCCTGGGCAGCGTCCTGGGCGCCACGGGGGACCTGGCCGGCGCCCTGGACCACTTCCGCGAGGCCCTGGCCCTGGACCCCGGGAACCTGGTGGCCACCTCCAATCTCGCCGGCGTCCTGGCCCGCCTGGGCCGCCTCGAGGAGGCCGAGGCCTGGGACCGCGCCGCCCTCGCCCTGCGCCCGGAGAGCCCCGAGCTGAACCTCAACCTGGGCTTCACCCTCATGCGCCGGGGGCGCCTGGGGGAGGCCGAGGCCCAGTTCCTGGCCTCGCTCCGGCTGGGGCCGCTGCCCAAGGCCCGGTGGAACCTCGCCTACGTGCGCCTTCTCCAGGGCCGCTACCGGGAGGCCTGGCCCGATTTTCCCGCGCGCCTGGAGGTGC is a genomic window containing:
- a CDS encoding FtsB family cell division protein, with the translated sequence MNTSVLLKSSTLWGALAFSGIASTAILLFSPGGVGSLHKRQAELLDQQRQLVKMRRANLELSEEVKRLAARDPELYEALARQQGLARPGETIYTFRERGARR
- a CDS encoding diaminopimelate epimerase, giving the protein MFTLASASGNSFAYAWDPLPGGGAAWARAVCPGRNLDGLFLLARPAAGAPWVLEHWDADGASTFCSNGTRAALAVPGAPPGMEVEVLSNGEPIRLRREGADVAIRMPSGPGTGFRPFPAPLEGPHAFGWVGNPQLVLERAGVAALDLGRLAPPLRNHPALPGGTNVNVLEVLEPGTARIRSWERGVEGETPCCGTGCAVAGAWLARRTGIRAWRLLAPGGAVAVTVEPEGEGWRELWLSGPVVAQGTFDPGPSLLS